A window of the Candidatus Brocadiaceae bacterium genome harbors these coding sequences:
- the gatC gene encoding Asp-tRNA(Asn)/Glu-tRNA(Gln) amidotransferase subunit GatC — protein MVIKKKDIDYVAKLSMLKLTDNEKELFVKQISEVINYIKKLDNLNVKDIKPMVHALNVFNVFRSDTMSSSISRDEALYNVPDSEGNFFKVPRVIE, from the coding sequence ATGGTAATTAAAAAAAAAGATATTGATTATGTTGCAAAGCTTTCCATGTTAAAACTTACAGATAATGAGAAGGAATTATTTGTAAAACAGATTAGTGAGGTTATAAATTATATCAAAAAACTTGATAATTTGAACGTAAAGGATATAAAACCGATGGTTCATGCTTTAAATGTGTTCAACGTATTTAGGAGTGATACGATGTCCTCTTCTATTTCAAGAGATGAGGCATTATATAATGTTCCTGATAGCGAGGGTAATTTTTTTAAAGTACCGCGTGTAATCGAATAA
- a CDS encoding response regulator produces MKTILMVEDDKNQLLLYKQVLSSEGYNVITAANGLEAVEMVKKQLPDLIVLDINMPKMDGIEAMGRILSLYRKIPIVINTAYSNYKDNFMSWSADAYIVKSSDLTELKNTIKELIE; encoded by the coding sequence ATGAAAACGATCCTTATGGTAGAAGATGACAAAAATCAGTTATTGTTATATAAGCAAGTACTTTCTTCTGAAGGGTATAATGTTATAACTGCGGCAAATGGTTTGGAAGCTGTAGAAATGGTAAAGAAGCAGTTGCCTGATTTGATTGTGCTGGACATAAACATGCCTAAAATGGACGGAATTGAAGCTATGGGCAGGATCCTCAGTTTATATCGAAAAATACCGATTGTTATTAACACGGCTTATAGCAACTACAAGGATAATTTTATGTCGTGGTCTGCTGATGCATACATTGTTAAATCATCAGATTTAACAGAGCTAAAAAATACAATAAAGGAATTGATAGAATAG
- the dnaJ gene encoding molecular chaperone DnaJ, with protein MPEKKDYYGILGVKRTASKDEIRSAYRILAKKFHPDVNKDNPKLAEEKFKEISEAYEVLIDDNKRTRYDQYGHAGVTADFGKEGFTWDNFSHISDLEDIFGHDAFSDFFGRGSIFSDFFSSGRRGFTHPKRSVKRVHVEISLEQAYQGITTEVAIPHMVQCMDCSGSGAARGTSPKTCTSCKGRGEVQQEQLQGFGRIIKVGACPVCAGRGKVIEHPCQSCHGRGEMQKLDKISLKIPQGIDSGTTLRIAPGNAQEKLKEEIYVTVSVQPHQIFHRRGNDIYVEKSITFTQACLGAKVEVPTLDGNALMKIPPCTQTDSLFRLRKSGMPLLRGSGHGDQYVRVIIRVPKSLTKRQNELLEEFEKLEKEKK; from the coding sequence ATGCCAGAGAAAAAAGACTATTATGGGATACTGGGGGTGAAACGAACTGCCTCAAAAGATGAAATTCGGTCTGCATATCGTATTTTGGCCAAAAAATTCCACCCGGATGTAAATAAAGATAATCCAAAACTTGCGGAAGAAAAGTTTAAAGAGATTTCTGAAGCATATGAAGTCCTCATCGATGATAATAAGAGGACACGATATGATCAGTACGGTCACGCCGGAGTGACCGCCGATTTTGGAAAAGAAGGTTTCACCTGGGATAACTTTAGTCATATTAGTGATTTGGAAGATATTTTCGGGCACGATGCATTTTCTGATTTTTTTGGTCGCGGGAGTATCTTTAGTGACTTTTTTAGTTCAGGAAGAAGAGGTTTTACCCATCCAAAGAGATCAGTTAAACGGGTTCATGTAGAAATTTCGCTCGAACAGGCATATCAAGGTATTACCACGGAGGTCGCCATTCCTCATATGGTACAATGTATGGATTGCAGTGGGAGCGGGGCGGCAAGAGGCACGTCTCCAAAAACCTGTACGAGTTGCAAGGGCAGAGGTGAGGTGCAGCAAGAGCAATTGCAGGGATTTGGTAGGATCATCAAGGTTGGAGCTTGTCCTGTTTGTGCAGGAAGAGGAAAAGTTATTGAGCATCCCTGTCAGAGTTGCCATGGGAGAGGCGAGATGCAAAAATTGGACAAGATCAGTTTAAAGATCCCTCAGGGGATTGATAGCGGTACAACATTAAGGATTGCTCCAGGTAATGCACAAGAAAAACTAAAAGAGGAAATTTATGTGACTGTTTCTGTGCAGCCACACCAGATTTTTCACAGGAGGGGAAATGACATATATGTAGAAAAATCAATTACGTTCACACAGGCATGTTTGGGGGCGAAGGTTGAGGTGCCTACATTAGATGGAAATGCATTGATGAAGATTCCGCCCTGCACGCAAACAGACAGTCTTTTCCGATTACGAAAGAGTGGTATGCCACTGTTAAGAGGGAGCGGGCATGGCGATCAATATGTCCGCGTTATTATCCGCGTTCCAAAGTCCTTAACGAAAAGACAAAATGAGTTGTTGGAAGAATTTGAAAAACTCGAAAAGGAAAAGAAATAA
- the gatA gene encoding Asp-tRNA(Asn)/Glu-tRNA(Gln) amidotransferase subunit GatA, which translates to MNYSGLTAYQIRKKILNREIRTVDVVHNLLDRLQTIEPKIQAYISINEKGALEKSVEIDKRIASGERVGLLAGIPIAVKDNICTKNLTTTCASKILESFIPTYDAFAVKRLLDEDAIIIGKANLDEFAMGSSTENSNFKVTRNPWNIDYVPGGSSGGSAAAVAANLAFMALGSETGGSVRQPASLCGVVGVKPTYGRVSRYGLIAFGSSLDQIGPITKDVKDAALLLQIIAGYDNRDSTSMRMAVPDYLDNVGFGVNNLRIGIPKEYFAAGLNVEILKAVNDALKTYEKLGAELKEISLPHTEYAVAVYYIIANAEASSNLARYDGVRYGYREPDAEDIVEMYCKTRSKGFGNEVKRRIMLGNYALSSGYYDEYYLKASKVRNLIKSDFDTAFEQVDCIVCPTSPVPAFKIGERVNNPLEMYLSDIYTIPANLAGIPGISIPCGYSAEGFPIGLQILARNFEEEKMLQIAYAFERETDFHLKQPVL; encoded by the coding sequence TTGAATTACTCAGGACTTACTGCATACCAAATAAGAAAAAAGATATTAAATCGGGAAATTCGCACCGTTGATGTCGTTCATAATCTCTTGGACAGACTACAAACAATTGAGCCAAAAATTCAGGCCTACATATCAATAAACGAAAAAGGGGCATTGGAAAAATCTGTTGAAATAGATAAAAGAATCGCTAGTGGGGAAAGGGTAGGTCTACTTGCGGGCATACCCATAGCGGTAAAAGATAACATATGCACAAAGAATCTGACTACTACATGTGCCTCAAAAATCCTCGAGAGTTTCATACCTACTTATGATGCATTTGCTGTTAAACGTTTGTTAGACGAGGACGCGATAATTATCGGAAAGGCAAATTTAGACGAATTTGCAATGGGATCTTCTACGGAAAATTCGAATTTTAAAGTAACTCGTAATCCATGGAATATTGATTATGTTCCGGGGGGATCAAGTGGTGGCTCTGCGGCAGCCGTTGCGGCTAATCTTGCGTTTATGGCACTGGGTTCAGAAACAGGGGGATCTGTAAGACAACCTGCGTCTTTGTGTGGTGTTGTTGGTGTAAAACCTACGTATGGACGGGTATCTAGATATGGATTGATAGCTTTCGGGTCATCGCTGGATCAAATCGGGCCTATAACAAAGGATGTAAAAGATGCAGCTTTGTTGTTACAGATAATTGCAGGGTACGACAATCGCGATTCAACTTCAATGAGAATGGCCGTGCCAGATTATCTGGACAATGTTGGTTTTGGTGTGAATAATTTACGTATTGGTATTCCTAAAGAATATTTTGCCGCCGGATTAAATGTTGAAATTCTTAAAGCAGTCAATGATGCTTTAAAAACATATGAGAAGCTTGGCGCAGAACTTAAAGAAATATCACTGCCACATACGGAGTATGCGGTGGCAGTATACTATATTATAGCAAATGCGGAGGCTAGTTCTAATTTAGCACGATATGATGGAGTTCGGTACGGATACAGGGAACCAGATGCAGAAGATATTGTTGAAATGTATTGTAAAACGAGATCGAAGGGGTTTGGAAATGAAGTGAAACGTCGTATAATGCTGGGGAACTATGCACTGAGTTCCGGTTATTATGATGAATATTATTTAAAAGCTTCTAAAGTAAGAAATCTGATTAAAAGTGATTTTGATACTGCTTTTGAGCAGGTTGATTGTATTGTTTGTCCGACGTCTCCAGTGCCTGCCTTTAAAATCGGAGAGCGAGTAAATAATCCGTTAGAAATGTATTTATCCGATATTTATACAATACCAGCTAATCTGGCTGGCATTCCAGGCATTTCTATTCCTTGCGGGTATTCGGCAGAAGGATTTCCCATCGGACTACAAATACTTGCACGAAATTTTGAAGAAGAAAAAATGTTGCAAATTGCATATGCCTTTGAGCGGGAAACTGATTTCCATTTGAAACAGCCTGTACTGTAA
- the rpmB gene encoding 50S ribosomal protein L28: MARVCEVCEKRTQVGNKFARRGLAKWKGGVGKKITGKTKRKFKVNLQRARVISHGTVKRIRVCARCISAGKVVKAL; encoded by the coding sequence ATGGCTCGTGTGTGTGAAGTCTGTGAAAAAAGAACTCAAGTTGGAAATAAATTTGCTCGGAGAGGTTTAGCAAAATGGAAAGGCGGTGTTGGTAAAAAAATTACGGGAAAAACAAAGAGAAAATTTAAGGTTAATTTGCAACGTGCAAGAGTGATTTCTCACGGGACTGTTAAAAGAATAAGGGTTTGCGCCAGGTGCATTAGCGCGGGAAAAGTTGTAAAGGCATTATAA
- the gatB gene encoding Asp-tRNA(Asn)/Glu-tRNA(Gln) amidotransferase subunit GatB: MDYDVVIGLETHVELSTLTKLFCGCSTKFGTEPNTQICPVCLGMPGVLPVMNKKAFDYSLKAAIALGCEINRYTNFDRKSYYYPDLPKNYQTSQNYNNIGIDGCMEIDVNGIAKKIRIHNVHLEEEAGKLIHPDKKEANYSLVDFNRAGVPLLEIVTYPDMKNEDEVDSFMQTLRKILLYMGISDCKMEEGSLRFEASISLRKKGTTFLGNRVEMKNLNSMKSVLKAIEYETRRQCNVLDNGDIVDRETRLWDEANEKSLRMRSKEEAQDYRYFPEPDLLPIMIDDEWISVIKATIPELPLAREKRFVEEFRLSGYDAGILTEDKLLADFFEACVKVLNRPKIFCNWITNDLLREVKERKREICNLKMKPYQLVELVEMIEKGTISNTIAKEVFIDMIQTGKDSKVIIEEKKLMQISDESVLETVIDNIICENPDAVADYQKGKKNAIAFLMGKIMKETKGKANPKIVNELLRNKINTL, encoded by the coding sequence ATGGATTATGACGTTGTTATAGGTTTAGAAACTCATGTTGAATTGTCCACGCTTACGAAACTTTTTTGTGGGTGCAGTACAAAGTTTGGGACAGAACCGAATACACAGATATGCCCTGTGTGTCTTGGTATGCCAGGTGTTTTGCCGGTAATGAACAAAAAGGCCTTTGATTACTCTCTGAAAGCTGCGATTGCTTTAGGTTGTGAGATCAACAGATATACGAATTTTGATAGAAAAAGTTATTATTATCCAGATTTACCAAAGAACTACCAAACGTCTCAAAATTATAACAATATTGGCATAGATGGATGCATGGAAATCGATGTCAACGGTATCGCAAAAAAGATTCGTATCCATAATGTTCATTTAGAGGAGGAGGCAGGGAAACTGATTCATCCGGATAAAAAAGAAGCAAATTATAGTCTTGTTGATTTTAACAGGGCCGGTGTGCCATTATTAGAGATTGTGACGTATCCCGATATGAAAAACGAAGATGAGGTTGACAGCTTCATGCAGACATTAAGGAAAATACTCTTATATATGGGAATATCAGACTGTAAAATGGAGGAAGGTTCTCTTCGGTTTGAAGCTAGTATTTCGCTGAGAAAGAAGGGTACCACTTTTTTAGGCAATAGAGTAGAAATGAAAAATCTGAACTCAATGAAATCCGTTTTAAAGGCGATTGAATATGAAACGCGCAGGCAATGCAACGTTTTAGATAATGGGGACATCGTTGATAGAGAGACAAGATTATGGGATGAGGCAAATGAGAAAAGCTTACGGATGCGCTCAAAGGAAGAAGCTCAGGATTATCGGTATTTCCCGGAGCCAGACCTTTTGCCAATCATGATAGATGATGAGTGGATTTCTGTAATAAAAGCAACCATTCCTGAGCTTCCGTTAGCTAGGGAAAAAAGGTTTGTAGAAGAGTTTCGACTTTCTGGGTATGATGCGGGTATTTTAACAGAAGATAAACTTCTTGCAGATTTCTTCGAAGCATGTGTTAAGGTGTTAAATCGACCGAAGATATTTTGTAATTGGATAACAAATGATTTACTGCGAGAAGTGAAGGAGAGAAAACGTGAGATTTGTAATCTGAAAATGAAACCATATCAACTGGTTGAGTTGGTTGAAATGATCGAAAAAGGAACCATTAGCAATACTATAGCCAAGGAAGTTTTTATTGACATGATCCAGACAGGCAAAGATTCCAAAGTAATTATTGAAGAAAAAAAGTTAATGCAGATTAGTGATGAAAGTGTACTCGAAACTGTAATAGATAATATTATTTGTGAGAATCCAGATGCGGTTGCGGATTATCAAAAAGGAAAGAAAAATGCCATAGCTTTTTTAATGGGAAAAATAATGAAAGAAACAAAGGGCAAGGCAAATCCTAAAATTGTGAATGAGCTTTTAAGAAACAAAATAAATACGTTGTAA
- a CDS encoding transcriptional repressor, translating into MSPHEKKFKEFLTSQNLKFTFERQAILECVFANHDHFEADELLIALRSKSLKISKATIYRTIALLVKSGLLREVIYGERHAHYEHVYGHEHHDHLVCNRCGKIIEFLDRTIEELQEKVCKEHKFKSESHRLQIHGFCEDCQKRKK; encoded by the coding sequence ATGTCTCCACATGAAAAAAAATTTAAGGAATTTCTCACCTCTCAAAATTTAAAGTTTACCTTTGAAAGGCAAGCTATTTTAGAATGCGTATTTGCAAATCATGATCATTTTGAGGCTGATGAGCTGTTGATTGCTCTCAGAAGCAAGAGCTTGAAAATTTCTAAAGCAACCATATACAGAACTATCGCTTTATTAGTAAAAAGTGGTTTGCTTAGAGAAGTGATTTACGGAGAGAGGCACGCTCATTATGAGCATGTGTATGGGCATGAGCATCATGATCACTTGGTGTGCAACAGGTGTGGAAAGATCATCGAATTCCTCGATAGAACAATTGAAGAACTGCAGGAAAAAGTTTGTAAAGAGCATAAGTTCAAGTCAGAATCACATCGATTACAGATACATGGTTTTTGTGAAGATTGTCAAAAGAGAAAAAAATAA
- a CDS encoding cobalamin biosynthesis protein yields MKIAIVTITEQGFEIAQRIITAFEPEPFLYILEKIAVGSRFSEIFSSLQIRLFTEPLSQLVARIFRQFDGLVFIMAAGIVVRTIAPNIRNKYVDPAVVVIDDVGRFVISLLSGHEGGANLLANRIAAVLHTDAVITTGTEAQKDHIIGVGCKKGVASEMVKEALLDAMRRANITLEHVRLIATVDIKSQEKGLVRATEELGIPLRVVSLLEIATCAKEYCKSDFVKEKIGVWAVCEPVALIAGRKTKLILTKQKYRGVTVAIAKENFMW; encoded by the coding sequence TTGAAAATTGCCATTGTCACCATAACTGAACAAGGTTTTGAAATTGCGCAAAGGATAATCACTGCCTTTGAGCCTGAACCGTTTTTATATATATTAGAGAAAATTGCCGTTGGATCTCGTTTCTCTGAAATATTTTCTTCCTTGCAGATCCGTTTGTTTACAGAACCGCTTTCGCAGCTTGTAGCTCGAATCTTCAGGCAGTTTGATGGTTTGGTATTTATTATGGCTGCTGGGATTGTGGTTCGGACTATTGCGCCTAATATCCGGAATAAATATGTAGACCCTGCTGTGGTAGTAATTGATGACGTGGGAAGATTTGTGATAAGCTTGCTATCAGGTCATGAAGGTGGGGCCAACCTGTTAGCAAACAGAATTGCTGCTGTTTTGCACACAGATGCAGTTATTACTACAGGTACGGAAGCACAGAAAGACCACATTATAGGTGTTGGGTGTAAGAAAGGTGTTGCCTCAGAAATGGTAAAGGAAGCACTGTTAGACGCGATGCGTAGGGCGAACATTACGCTGGAACACGTGCGGCTTATTGCAACGGTGGATATAAAATCACAAGAGAAGGGTTTGGTGCGGGCCACTGAGGAACTGGGAATACCTTTAAGGGTTGTTTCCTTACTGGAAATTGCAACGTGTGCAAAAGAATATTGTAAATCGGATTTTGTTAAAGAAAAAATAGGTGTATGGGCTGTGTGTGAACCTGTTGCACTTATTGCGGGGAGGAAAACAAAATTAATTCTAACAAAACAGAAATACCGGGGTGTAACAGTAGCCATTGCCAAGGAAAACTTTATGTGGTAG
- a CDS encoding ATP-binding protein, translating to MLPDILKKNIDKILCNAIDTDAAGLSLLLLDKDLLVIWANKTLSSIFNLNFDPVGKRCQEVYECECRDTQHCSILKALSSGSKQFSDIVLITKRGERKYIQNVSIPIKSEAGTIDYIARISIDKTEKEAKIHQLSLLQKLVELMQGTHQIDRLLHLILTCVTAGTALGFSRARLFLVDKKRSIVYGKMAVGPSSWEDAQEIWNEIVNKYEQLEDLIKASEDNYRNDTPLHMITRLMAYSLTDEKEIIVSCIKSKKPILEKNAFFNPDMNKNFVNMIGSNEFICVPLVVKDEAIGLICADNLYSNQPITDERVQLLSTFGSHAALAIENAETCRRLNENIQQLHEAQDSLIRSARLAVIGNMSSYIAHEIRNPLVTIGGFARILLQSYNDHQEVKERAEIIVEEVTRLEKFLANIMDFSKSPITSSKVETEINEILENTCSLMEPYLIGCHIRLTKKLNTDIPKTVVDPSQMKQVFLNLIKNASESMPEGGLLTIETMIEKEYIRINITDTGGGMDSETIQNIFVPFFTTKPDGTGVGLVISQKIIKDHDGRLKVESTLNEGTTFSLYLPIRNKDTV from the coding sequence ATGCTTCCAGACATTCTCAAAAAAAATATAGATAAAATTCTTTGTAATGCCATAGATACGGATGCAGCTGGTTTATCGCTGTTGCTGTTGGACAAAGATTTGTTGGTTATTTGGGCAAATAAAACTCTCTCCAGTATCTTTAATCTGAATTTTGACCCTGTTGGGAAAAGGTGTCAAGAGGTATATGAATGTGAATGTAGAGATACCCAGCACTGTTCTATACTTAAGGCTTTGTCAAGTGGCAGTAAACAATTCAGTGATATTGTGTTAATTACAAAACGAGGCGAAAGAAAATATATCCAAAATGTTTCTATCCCAATCAAGAGTGAAGCAGGTACAATAGATTATATAGCTAGGATCTCTATTGATAAGACAGAAAAGGAAGCGAAGATTCATCAACTTTCTTTATTACAGAAACTCGTGGAATTAATGCAGGGGACGCACCAAATCGATAGATTATTACATTTGATTTTAACTTGCGTTACTGCGGGAACAGCACTTGGATTTAGCCGGGCAAGACTTTTTCTCGTGGACAAGAAGCGGAGTATCGTTTATGGTAAGATGGCCGTTGGTCCATCAAGTTGGGAGGACGCTCAGGAAATATGGAATGAAATAGTGAATAAGTATGAGCAACTGGAAGACCTTATAAAGGCATCAGAGGATAATTATCGTAATGATACTCCCTTGCACATGATTACTCGGCTAATGGCTTATTCTTTAACAGATGAGAAGGAGATTATAGTTTCCTGTATAAAAAGCAAGAAACCAATTTTGGAAAAAAATGCCTTTTTTAATCCCGATATGAATAAAAATTTTGTAAATATGATTGGCTCAAACGAATTTATCTGTGTGCCATTAGTAGTGAAAGATGAAGCGATCGGCTTAATTTGCGCGGATAATCTTTATAGTAATCAACCAATAACAGATGAACGCGTCCAACTGCTCAGTACCTTTGGAAGTCATGCTGCTTTAGCGATTGAAAATGCAGAGACATGTAGAAGGTTGAATGAAAATATTCAACAGCTTCATGAAGCTCAAGATAGTTTGATTCGGTCGGCCAGACTTGCCGTTATAGGAAATATGTCATCATATATTGCACACGAAATCAGAAATCCATTGGTAACAATTGGCGGGTTTGCCAGGATCCTGCTGCAGTCTTATAACGATCATCAGGAGGTAAAAGAAAGAGCGGAGATTATTGTTGAAGAAGTTACTCGATTGGAGAAATTTCTTGCAAATATTATGGACTTTAGTAAATCACCTATTACCTCTTCTAAAGTTGAAACGGAAATAAATGAAATTTTAGAAAATACCTGTTCCTTGATGGAACCGTATCTCATTGGTTGTCATATTCGGTTAACAAAAAAATTAAATACTGATATACCAAAAACGGTAGTAGATCCGTCTCAAATGAAACAGGTATTTCTGAACTTAATAAAAAATGCTTCCGAATCCATGCCTGAAGGAGGTTTATTAACAATAGAAACAATGATAGAAAAAGAATACATAAGGATCAATATTACAGATACTGGAGGGGGGATGGATTCAGAAACAATACAAAATATTTTTGTTCCATTTTTTACGACAAAACCAGATGGAACAGGTGTGGGGTTGGTGATATCACAGAAAATTATCAAAGATCATGATGGACGCTTGAAAGTGGAAAGCACGTTAAATGAGGGAACAACATTCTCTCTCTATTTACCAATTAGAAATAAGGATACCGTTTAA